One segment of Ochotona princeps isolate mOchPri1 chromosome 28, mOchPri1.hap1, whole genome shotgun sequence DNA contains the following:
- the ANKRD34B gene encoding ankyrin repeat domain-containing protein 34B has protein sequence MDEDMDVASEGNSLIKAVHQCRLRLTRLLLEGGAYINESNERGETPLMVACKSRRVDPQGVSRARMVKYLLQNHADPDIQDKSGRTALMHACLGRAGPQVVSLLLEGGADLSLQDHSGSSALVYAINADDRETLQVLLSACKAKGKEVIIITTAKSPCGRLTTKQYLNTPPAGAEPAPATCATPSDIDLSTACSPLPHPGDVELVPRPGLKDPVEPSAASEDNDNDDDEEEAWDPGSPGGRPALPSAAPKLAQARSWSKSHPSLMRQHRVASLQEELPDITPEEELCHRAGGLALGRRFITRHQSIDVKDTAQLLRAWEQASSRKTSYEEPHRPSLAAEGHPPGPEALWDQDPDPAQPGFVSTLRSIVQKRNSGANHYSSDSQLSAAPNPPPALEDGGGGKAVPGKKKVLSPSPSLLSESTPPGALGRRHHPGLERRGSGAVLLEQGGPQPRPGFLPPLPVTPHLPFSEVSVSSKMCGLLSCGQKVLVPTAPGFPKEFRGKKMLLRRQSLQTEQIKQLVNF, from the coding sequence ATGGATGAGGACATGGACGTGGCCAGTGAGGGGAATTCCTTGATCAAAGCAGTGCACCAGTGCCGGCTGCGCCTCACCAGGCTTCTGCTGGAGGGCGGCGCCTACATTAACGAGAGCAACGAGCGGGGTGAGACACCCCTCATGGTGGCCTGCAAGAGCCGACGCGTAGATCCCCAGGGTGTCAGCAGGGCCAGGATGGTCAAGTACCTGCTGCAGAACCACGCCGACCCCGACATCCAGGACAAGTCTGGGAGGACGGCCCTCATGCACGCCTGCTTGGGAAGGGCTGGGCCCCAGGTGGTCTCCTTGCTGTTGGAGGGCGGGGCTGACCTCAGCCTGCAGGACCACTCGGGCTCCTCTGCCCTTGTGTACGCCATCAACGCCGACGATAGAGAGACTCTGCAGGTCCTCCTCAGCGCCTGCAAGGCCAAGGGCAAGGAGGTCATCATTATCACCACGGCCAAGTCACCCTGTGGGAGGCTCACTACCAAGCAGTACCTCAACACgcctcctgcaggtgcagagccTGCCCCGGCCACCTGCGCCACTCCTTCAGACATAGACCTCAGCACCGCCTGCTCCCCGCTGCCACACCCTGGTGACGTGGAGCTAGTGCCGCGACCTGGCCTCAAGGACCCGGTGGAGCCCAGTGCTGCCAGCGAGGACAACGACAACGACGACGACGAGGAGGAAGCATGGGATCCCGGATCCCCCGGGGGGAGGCCGGCCCTGCCCTCAGCAGCGCCCAAGCTGGCCCAGGCCAGGTCCTGGAGCAAGAGCCACCCGTCACTGATGCGTCAGCACAGGGTGGCTTCCCTGCAGGAGGAGCTACCGGACATCACCCCAGAGGAAGAACTGTGCCATCGGGCCGGTGGGCTGGCGCTTGGCAGGCGGTTCATCACCAGGCACCAGAGTATTGATGTCAAAGACACTGCCCAGCTGCTGAGAGCCTGGGAGCAGGCCAGCTCCAGGAAGACGTCCTACGAGGAGCCGCACCGCCCGTCCCTGGCTGCGGAGGGACACCCGCCCGGCCCTGAAGCTCTCTGGGACCAGGACCCAGACCCCGCCCAGCCAGGCTTCGTTTCCACCCTAAGGAGCATTGTGCAGAAAAGAAACTCCGGGGCCAACCACTACAGCTCTGATTCTCAGCTCTCGGCTGCCCCCAACCCGCCCCCGGCCTTGGAAGACGGAGGCGGGGGCAAGGCGGTGCCCGGCAAGAAGAAGGTCCtatccccctccccttctctgctgTCCGAGAGCACCCCGCCGGGGGCCCTGGGCAGGAGACACCACCCAGGCTTGGAGAGGCGGGGTTCGGGGGCGGTCTTGTTGGAGCAAGGTggtccccagcccaggcctgggttcctgccgcccCTCCCCGTGACCCCTCACCTTCCCTTTTCAGAGGTCAGCGTCAGCAGCAAGATGTGTGGCCTCCTCTCTTGCGGTCAGAAAGTGCTTGTGCCAACTGCTCCTGGCTTCCCCAAGGAATTCAGAGGCAAAAAGATGTTGCTAAGGAGACAGTCACTGCAGACAGAGCAGATTAAGCAATTAGTAAATTTTTAA